One window of Paenibacillus sp. FSL K6-3182 genomic DNA carries:
- a CDS encoding NAD(P)-dependent oxidoreductase, translating to MELKEQENKKVVGFIGTGIMGASMAGHLLDHGYEVNVFNRTKSRADLLVSKGAVWQDSPKLVAEQSDIIITMLGYPADVEEVYFGADGLLQNARSNAVLIDMTTSSPALAKRIEAEAGNRGLKALDAPVSGGDVGAREARLSIMVGGSEQAYNAILPLFMLIGKNIVHQGEAGAGQFTKMCNQIAIASNMIGVSEALAYAKKAGLEPSKVLKSIEAGAAGSWSLSNLGPRIINGDFAPGFYVKHFVKDIKIAIESADEMGLPLPGLALARSLYEQLISLGEENSGTQALYKVIFKE from the coding sequence ATGGAATTGAAAGAGCAAGAAAACAAAAAAGTTGTCGGATTTATTGGAACGGGTATTATGGGCGCAAGCATGGCGGGCCATTTGCTTGATCACGGATATGAAGTGAATGTGTTCAACCGAACGAAGTCAAGAGCAGACCTCTTGGTATCAAAGGGTGCTGTTTGGCAGGATTCGCCGAAGTTGGTTGCGGAGCAATCGGATATTATTATTACGATGCTAGGTTATCCGGCCGACGTGGAAGAGGTTTATTTTGGAGCTGATGGTTTATTGCAAAATGCTAGGTCCAATGCGGTGCTTATTGATATGACTACCTCAAGCCCTGCCCTTGCCAAACGCATTGAAGCAGAGGCTGGCAACAGAGGGCTTAAGGCGCTGGATGCCCCAGTTTCTGGCGGCGATGTAGGTGCGAGGGAGGCTAGACTGTCAATCATGGTCGGAGGCTCGGAGCAAGCCTATAATGCGATATTGCCATTGTTTATGCTCATAGGTAAAAACATCGTTCATCAAGGTGAGGCAGGAGCGGGTCAATTTACTAAGATGTGTAATCAAATCGCGATTGCATCCAATATGATTGGTGTGAGTGAAGCTCTTGCCTATGCCAAAAAAGCGGGACTCGAGCCTAGCAAAGTATTGAAAAGCATTGAAGCCGGCGCTGCGGGAAGCTGGTCCTTATCCAATCTAGGACCTCGCATTATCAACGGAGATTTTGCTCCAGGCTTTTACGTAAAACATTTCGTGAAAGATATTAAAATCGCCATCGAGTCAGCTGATGAGATGGGTCTTCCTTTGCCAGGACTAGCATTAGCACGTTCTTTATATGAGCAACTTATTTCACTTGGTGAAGAAAATAGCGGTACACAAGCGTTATATAAAGTTATTTTTAAAGAGTAG
- a CDS encoding CBS domain-containing protein — MELLELVKRHAPITGEQLAESLGVSRPTLRSDLSLLVMLGLLDAKPKVGYFLGNTYRSSSEPLQQLNNMKVREVQGVPVNVPDSLSVHDAVITLFTENADTLLIVNEQKRFVGIVTPKDLLKITLGNAGAASIPISMVMTRYPNIVTLMPDESVMEAIRKMSLHQVDCLPVIVPREDQVTDPEVTGWVSKSNIIRLMADIAMDGKLGEPEL; from the coding sequence TTGGAGCTTCTTGAGCTTGTGAAGAGGCATGCGCCGATTACCGGTGAGCAGTTGGCAGAATCTCTAGGTGTCAGCAGGCCCACACTGCGCTCGGACTTATCACTTCTCGTCATGCTTGGATTGCTTGATGCGAAGCCCAAAGTTGGTTATTTTCTAGGCAACACCTATCGCTCAAGCAGCGAGCCTTTGCAGCAATTGAACAATATGAAGGTGAGAGAAGTACAAGGTGTTCCCGTTAATGTTCCGGACTCGTTGTCCGTGCATGACGCTGTTATTACGTTATTTACTGAAAATGCAGATACTCTTCTAATCGTTAATGAGCAGAAACGTTTTGTTGGAATCGTAACACCGAAGGATTTGCTGAAAATAACGCTTGGCAACGCTGGTGCTGCATCTATTCCTATCAGTATGGTGATGACCCGTTATCCTAATATTGTGACGCTAATGCCCGACGAATCTGTGATGGAAGCGATTCGCAAAATGTCGCTTCATCAAGTAGATTGTTTACCAGTTATCGTTCCGCGAGAGGATCAGGTGACTGATCCAGAGGTTACTGGCTGGGTATCGAAGTCGAACATTATACGTCTTATGGCGGACATCGCGATGGATGGGAAATTGGGGGAGCCAGAGTTATGA
- a CDS encoding pyruvate, water dikinase regulatory protein: MKQQIIYVCSDAVGETAEAVAKATLRQFSSEQVKIKRYGHIKSEDEIIRIVAEAASTGGFISYTLVQPELREQMKEEAFRAGVRAVDVMGPMMQAYVDTFGSFPKREPGLLHSIDDAYHRRMDAIEFAVKYDDGKDARGFVQAQVVLIGVSRTSKTPLSIFLSHKGIKTANLPLMPEVNPPEELKPAPGRLIIGLTMQAEHLLEIRSERLKTLGLPASAQYATTERIQEELDYAESVMKSLNCPVIDVTNRAIEETAGIITEWLNK; the protein is encoded by the coding sequence ATGAAACAGCAGATCATTTATGTATGCTCCGATGCTGTTGGTGAAACGGCGGAAGCAGTTGCAAAGGCGACTTTACGTCAATTCTCCTCAGAACAAGTGAAAATAAAGCGTTACGGTCACATTAAATCCGAGGATGAAATTATCCGTATCGTGGCTGAGGCCGCTAGTACTGGCGGTTTTATAAGCTATACGCTCGTCCAGCCGGAGCTTCGGGAGCAAATGAAGGAAGAGGCTTTTAGAGCTGGAGTTAGAGCCGTTGATGTCATGGGACCGATGATGCAAGCATACGTTGATACGTTTGGGAGTTTCCCGAAGCGTGAGCCGGGGCTGCTGCACTCCATTGACGATGCTTACCATCGCCGGATGGATGCTATTGAGTTCGCTGTGAAATATGATGACGGCAAGGATGCTCGAGGTTTTGTACAAGCGCAGGTCGTCCTGATTGGCGTATCTCGAACGTCGAAGACGCCGCTGAGCATCTTTTTGTCCCATAAAGGAATTAAGACGGCTAACCTGCCGTTAATGCCCGAGGTTAATCCTCCCGAAGAATTGAAGCCTGCACCTGGCAGGCTCATTATAGGTTTAACGATGCAAGCTGAGCATCTTCTGGAGATCCGCTCTGAACGGCTTAAGACGCTGGGACTTCCGGCATCTGCGCAGTATGCGACAACCGAGCGCATTCAAGAAGAGCTTGATTATGCAGAGTCCGTCATGAAATCATTGAATTGTCCTGTTATAGATGTTACAAATCGTGCTATTGAAGAGACTGCAGGTATTATTACTGAATGGCTTAACAAATAA
- the ndk gene encoding nucleoside-diphosphate kinase, with protein sequence MDKTFVMVKPDGYARGLVGRIVARFEEKGFKLVDARVMRLSREQAETHYEHLRSKVFFDELVDFIVSGPVFAMIWEGKDAIKNARSLIGATNPSEALAGTIRGDFAIDVASNIIHGSDSIESAEREIKNFFQ encoded by the coding sequence ATGGATAAAACGTTTGTAATGGTTAAGCCAGATGGTTACGCGCGTGGTTTAGTAGGTCGTATTGTTGCTCGATTTGAAGAGAAGGGCTTTAAACTAGTAGATGCAAGGGTAATGCGCCTTTCAAGAGAGCAAGCCGAGACACATTATGAGCATTTGCGCTCAAAGGTGTTTTTTGACGAGTTGGTCGATTTTATCGTTTCGGGGCCTGTATTTGCTATGATATGGGAAGGCAAAGACGCTATTAAAAACGCAAGGAGTCTTATTGGTGCAACGAATCCATCTGAAGCCCTTGCAGGTACAATCCGCGGAGATTTTGCAATCGATGTAGCTAGCAATATTATTCATGGATCTGACTCTATCGAAAGCGCAGAGCGCGAGATCAAAAACTTTTTCCAATAG